DNA from Amycolatopsis sp. DSM 110486:
TCCGGGGCGACGGGGACGCGCGGGTCGGCGGCCGGAACGCGGTCCAGTTCGGCGACGAGGTCGAGGTCCTGGGCGCGTTGCCGGTCACCGAGTCCCGCCAGCCTCAGGCCGTCGAGGGCTTCGGCGAGTGTCGCGGCCCGTTCGGCCAGGGGCATGCTGTACACGAGCAGGGCCACGCCGGATTCGGCGAGCATCCGGGTCTGCTCGGCCACGGCGAGGCGGGCGTTGAGCGGCACCCTGGTCACGCCGGCCTTGAGACACGCGAAGTCGAGCGGGATGGACCACTCGCCGTTGTCGACCAGCAGCCCCACTCTCGTGCCGCGGCCCGCGCCCGCGGCGAGCAGGGCGTTGGCGAGGCGGCTGGCGCGCTCGTCGACTTCGGCGAAGGAGAACTCCCGGTCGCCGACGACCACGGCCGTGCGATCCGCGAAGCGCCGGGCACCCCGGCGCACCAACTCCACAGCGAGCATGCCCGGAGGTTTTCACAGTCCGTCTGGACTGTCAACGAGAACGGTAGGCTGCCCGGGTGACCCGCAGCGAACAACGAGCGCGTACCCACCAGACCCTGCTGGACGCCACCGTCGGGTGCCTGGTGGAGTTCGGTTACGCCGGCACGACGACGCAGCGCGTGCAGGAGCGGGCGGGGGTGTCGCGGGGTGCGCTGCTGCACCACTTCGGGTCGAAGGCAGACCTGTTCGTCGCGGCGATCCACTACATCGCCGAGCAGCAGCTGGCGCAGGTGCGGCTCGCCGGCGCGGATTCGCGGCGGCACTTGGTGACGGCGTTGCGGGAGGCGATGTCGGGGCCGTTGTTCCTGGCGGGGCTGGAACTCTGGCTGGGCGCGCGGACCGACCCGGCGTTGCGGGCGGCGTTGCTGCCCGCGGAACGCGAGCTGGGGCGGGAGCTGCGGAAGGCGTTCGAGTCCACAGGAGACGATCGGGTCGGCTACGAATCGCTGCTGATGATGTTGCGAGGCCTCGCGCTCACCAGCATCCTGCGCGACGACACCACGGTCGCCGACGCCGTCGTGGACCGGTGGTTCGACCGCCTGGGCTGAGTTTCAGCGTGACCGCAGGTGGTCCCGCATCGTGCGGGCGACCCTGGCCATCAGGATCTCCGCCTCGGGCTGGATCGCCGCCGGCACCCGCGACTCGGTGAGCGCGGCCACCGCGAACACCTGCCCGTCGGCGTGCTCGGCCACGCCGACCTCGTGCCGCAGGTTCAGCAGCGTGCCGGTCTTGGCGGACCATTTCGTCGAGTCGGACGCGAAATCCGGCGTGAGCCGCTGGCGCAGCAGGTTGTGGGCCATGAGGTCCCGCGTGCGTGCCGCCACCTCGGTGTCTACTTTGGACGGCCGCCACAACGCCTCCAGCAGCGCGACATACGCCCGCGCCGAACCGGCACTGGCCCGGCTGACGTCCAGCTGCGACACCGGGTGCCCCCGCCCGGCCGTGCCCGCGCGAATGGCCAGCGCGTGCGCGAGGTGCACCTCGCCCGGCTCGAACCGTTCCGCGGGGGTGTCGGCCAGCTCCGCCGTCGCGTGCCGCACGGAGACGCCGTCGATGCCCCACTCGCGCAGCATCCGCGTGACCTCGGCCGGCGGCGTGAGCTCGAACAACGCGTCGGCCGCGGTGCCGTCGCTGACCGCCACGCTCAGGTAGAGCAGATCGTCGATCGCCACGCGCGCCGGGTGGCGGAAGCGCGCCAGCCCGGCCGGCCCGGCCGTGGTGACCCGCCCGGGCTCGACCTCCAGCTGTGTCGCGCCGTCGAGCTCACCTCGCCGGATGCGCTCCAACGTCGCCGCGGCGAGCGGCACCTTGACCAGCGAGGCGCTGGGGAACTCCAGGTCCGCGTCGAGGCCGATCTCCTGGCCGGTGTTGAGGTCGCGGACGAGGAACGAACCGCGCAGGCCGCCGTCGTCGAGGTCCTCGCGGAGGTCGCGGAGCAGGGATTCGGTGTTCACACGTTCTCCTGATCGGGGGCGCCGAGGCAGCGGGCGATGCCGGGGCGCAGGCGGGTGCGCAAGTGGTGGGCGTCTTCGCCGAGGGCGGCGGCGACGTCGAAGCCGCGGGCGAGGGGGCCGTCGCCCAGGGGGCGCCAGCCCAGGCCGAGCTCGGTGGCCTGCGTGGGGGAGCACAGGAGCAGGTCGGCGGAACCGTAGACGGCGGCCGCGGCGGCCGTCAGGGAATCGGCGACGGAGACCTGTGCGGGTCGCAGTCCCACGGCGTCGCGGACGCGGAACACGCGGTCGCGGATGTGGGGGACGTCGTCTTCGGGCTGGATCCACACGCGGCGGCGCTCGGCGTTCGTGGCGCGCCCGGCGCGCAGCGTTTCGAGGTGGACCACGGGTGGCAGCTGCTGGCGTTCCGTGGCGGCGACGCCGAGCGGCACCGTCCACACGGCATCGGTCTCGGGCACGGCGACGAGGGCGGCGCGCACCTCCTGCGTGCGCACGAGCTCGGCGCGCTCGCCGGGCGGCGCCGGGCGGAACTCGAGGAAGATGCCGAGCGCGCGGGCCTCGGCGTCGAGCTCGGCGAGGTCGCGGGTCGGGCAGGTGTCGGGCACGGCGAGACGCAGGGGACGCAGTTTGGCGCGCTTGGCGTCGTGCTCCATGGCGTCGGCCAGGTGGACGAGGCGCCGCGCGGACGGCAGCATGTCGCGGCCGAAGGGCGTGAGCTGGGCCCGCCGCGTCGCGCGGTCGAAGAGTCGCTCGCCGAGGTGGCGTTCGAGCGCGGCGATCCGGCGGCTCGCCACGGGCTGGGGGATGCCGGCCACCGCCGCTCCCGCCGTGAAGCTCCCGGTTTCGCTCACGCCGACGAACGCGCGGCAGCTTCCGATCAGGTCCACGACCACACTGTATGCCCATTGCGCATGGAAGTGGCCACTTCTGTCTTGGACAGCATGAGCAGCCTTGGTGAGACTGCGGATGTCGATCACTTCCGAAGGGGGAACCCGGTGTTCAGCAAGTCTGCGGTGGCGGTGGCGGCAGTGGCTGTGGTGGCGTTGGCGGGATGTGGCGCGCCGCCGGCTCCGCAGGCTCTGCCGCCCGCCGCACCGCCCGCCACCTCCGCTTCGCCGACGGTCTCGAACCACGACTTCGAAGACCTCGAGCGTTCTTTCGGCGCCCGGCTCGGCGTGTACGTCGTGGACACCGGCTCGGGCCACGAAGTCGCCTACCGCGCCGACGAGCGCTTCGCCTACGCGTCGACGCACAAGGTGTTCAGTGCCGCGGCCGTGCTGCAGAAGGTGGGGATGGCGGGGCTCGACCGCGTGATCAAGTACGGCCCGGCCGACGTCGTCGCGGATTCGCCGATCACCCAGAAACACGCGGGCGCCGGCATGACGCTGAGCGCGATCATGGACGCCGCCCTGCGCTACAGCGACAACACCGGCGGCAACATGCTCTTCCGCGAGCTCGGCGGGCCGGCCGCGCTGAGCACGTGGCTGCGCTCGATCGGCGACACCACCACCCACGTCGACCGCATCGAACCCACCCTCAACGAAACCGCCCCCGGCGACCTGCGCGACACGACCACCCCGCGTGCCTGGGCCCGGTCGCTGCGCACGGTGGTCCTCGGCGACACCCTGCCCGCGCCCCTGCGCACCGTCCTGACGAACACCATGCGCGCCAGCACCACCGGCACCCACCTCGTCCGTGCGGGCGTCCCCGCCGGCTGGCAGGTCGCCGACAAATCCGGCACCGCCGACCACGGCACCCGCAACGACATCGCGATCGCCTGGCCTCTGGGCCGCGCGCCGATCGTGTTCGTGGTGTTCTCCGACCGTCCCGCCGCCGACGCCCCCACGGACGACGCCCTCGTCGCCCGCGCCGCGGCGGCCGCGGTGAAGGCGCTGGGATGAGACGTTCTCCTGGGGGAGTCATGCGGCTTTGCCTGTCCACTTCGGACCGCGCGGGCCGGCGGCGCGACGTCGGCTACCGGGTGATCACCCGTCTGCTCGCCTTCGTGTTGTGGCCACTGGCCTCCCTGGTGGCTCCGGGCCTCGGGCGATCCGTCGCCTGCTCCTGGGCGCTCAGGGTCCGGTTCCCGTCCGAGGACCTCACCGGCCTGTCGCCTGGCACCCACGCGGCTTTCGTCGCGGCCCGCACCACCGCCCTCTGGCGTCACGGCACCCTCCTCGGCCTCACCTCCGGCCACCGCGACGCCGGCACCCAGGACCGCCTCTTCACCGCGGAGGTCCGCCGCACCGGCTCGGTGGCCCGGGCCCGCAGACGCGCCCTGCCCCCGGCGAACTCCCGCCACGTCACCGGCACCGCCCTCGACATCCGCCCCCGCGACGGCGCCCACTGGCTCGAACTCCACGGCGCGGCCCACCACCTGTACCGCGTCTACGACAACGAATGGTGGCACTTCGAATACCACCCCGAAGGCCGCCCACGCCGAGTCCCGCATCCGGGATTTTCTTTGGCGGATGCGGAAACATGAGCACGACAGCCCCGACAACGCCGGGTCGCTTACTGCCCCTCCGCCCCGCCAGACAGACCCCCGCCCTCCCAAAGCAGGGTTGCGGCAAAGTCGTTGTGGTGTTTAGGGCTGGATAGCGAGCGAGGTGAGGGCTCGGGTGGGGTAGGTGACGTGCCTCTACCCTGCGCTGACTCAGCTCCAGCGTGAGCGGAAGTCGTCGAGCACCCGGCGTTCCCGTTTCGTCGGACGGCCCGCGCCGCGCTCGCGGTGCGCCACCGGGATCGCGGCCTCCGGGGGCGGCTTCGGAGTGCGGTCGATGATGCATTTCGCGGCTTCGGGTGCGCCGACGCGTTTCTGGATGACCTGGACGACCTCGACGACGCGGGTGGTCTGGCCGATGCGGGCGCGGACCTCGTCGCCGGGGACCACGGTGGTGGCGGGTTTGGCCGGGCGGTCGTTCACGCGCACGTGCCCGCCCCGGCACGCGGCGGCCGCGTCCGAGCGCGTTTTCGCCAGCCGTACGGCCCACAGCCAGCGGTCCACCCTGGTCGACTCCACGGGTCCATCATGCCCCAGCCGCCGGTCAGCCGCGGCGCATAGGCCGCGCCGCCGACGTGCCCAGCACGCGCCCGACCACCCAGGCCAGCGCGTCGGCCGTGCGGGCGGGCGTGTCGGACGGCTGCATCACGTGGCTGAGCACGGTGCGCACCACGAGGTCGATCACCACGGCGATCTGCTCGTCGTCCAGCGGCGGCCCGTACGTGCGCACGCGCTCGACCAGCATCGTCTTCGCCTCGGTGAGCAGCGAGCCCGCACGCGTGGTGAGCAGGGGCAGCAGTTCCGTGTCCGTGCCGTGGGTCGCCGACGCGATGGCGCGCAGCAGCGTGTTGTCGTCGGCGAGGTCGAGCACCGCGCGGATGGCCTCGTAGATCGCCTCGACCAGGTCGTCGGGGTGCCGGTCGAACGCGGTGCGCACCACGGCGAGGAAGCGGGCCAGCTCGTGGGAGATCATCACCTCGGCCAGCGCGGCCTTGGAGCCGATCTCGTTGTACACGGTCTGGCGACTCACGCCAGCGGCCTCGGCCAGCCGCGCCATGGTGACCGCCGACCAGCCCTCGGTCGCGGTCAGCTCGATGGCCGCGGTGACGATCGGCTGCCGGTGCTGGCCGCCCTCGGGCGGTGCGGCCCGGAGTGCCTCGCTCATGATCGTCATCCTAGGCCGCCTCCCGTGTGGTCCCGGCGAGCTGGAGAACGCATCTTCAGTCCCGCACCTTCAGCGCGAGCACCGGGCACGCGTCGGCCGCGGCCGTCACGTCCAGGCGGTGCTGCTCGGCGGGACTCTCCTCCAGGAGCACCACCGTGCCGTCGTCACCGACCTCGAAGAAGTCCGGCGCCATCGCCTCGCACATGCCGAACCCCGCGCACAGCTCGCGGTTCGCCTCGATCCGCATCACGCACCCACCCTTCCTGGAGCCACGAAATCGACCTTCTCGCGCACGCCGCAGTCGGGGCAGCACCACGAGTCCGGGATCGCCGACCACGGCGTGCCGGCCGGGAAACCCTCGCGCGGATCGCCGCGCTGTTCGTCGTAGACATAGCCGCACCCGGGGCACATCCCGCCTTCGGCCGCGTCGCCGCGGGTGTCGGCGGTGGTCGGCTGTTCGGCCGTCACGCGGGTGCCGTACCGGGCCAGGACCTTGCCGCGTTTGCGCGGCTGGATGTTGGCGCGGGAGATGTCGCCGTCGAAGTGGGCCAGCACGCGCGGGTCCATCACGCGCCGCCACAGCGGCGGCACCAGCGCCAGCACGATCATCCCGGCGTACCCGGTGGGCAGCGCCGGCGATTCGGCGAAGTCCCGCAGCGTCTGGTAACGGCGCGTGGGGTTGGCGTGGTGGTCGCTGTGGCGCTGCAAGTGGTAGAGCAGGACGTTGGTGGCGATGTTGTTGGAGTTCCAGCTGTGGCTCGGGTCCACGCGCTCGTGGCGGCGGCGATCCGGCGGGCCCACGCGCCGGCGCAGCATCCCGTAGTGCTCCATGTAGTTCACGACTTCCAGCAGCGAGAAGCCCACCACGGCCTGGATCAGCAGGTACGGCAGGATCCCGACCCCGAGCCACACCAGCATCGCCGCCCACAGCACGGCCGACATCAGCCACGCGTTGAGCACGTCGTTGCCGATGCGGAACGGGTGCTTCGCACGCCGGGCGTAGCGCTTGCGCTCCAGCCGCCACGCCGACTTCAGCGAGCCGCCGACCGTGCGCGGCCAGAAGCGGTAGAAGCTCTCGCCGACGCGGCTCGAAGCGGGGTCCTCGGGCGTGGCCACGCGGACGTGGTGGCCGCGGTTGTGCTCGATGTAGAAGTGGCCGTAGAAGCTCTGCGCCAGCGCGATCTTCGACAGCCAGCGCTCGTGGCTCTCCTTCTTGTGCCCCAGCTCGTGGGCGGTGTTGATGCCGATCCCGCCGATGCACCCGATGGACGCGGCCAGCCCGATCTTGTCCACCACGCTGAGGTCGCCGCGCCCGATCAGCCAGAACGCCGCCACGAACCCGACGTACTGGATCGGCAGGAAGAGGTAGGTGATCCAGCGGTAGTAGCGGTCGTTTTCCAGCCGTTCGAGCACGTCGTCGGGCGGGTTGCTGCGGTCGAGCCCCGCGACGAGGTCGATCACGGGCACGATCACGAGGATCACGATCGGCCCGATCCAGAACCACACGCCCCAGCCGGTGGCCGCGTGCAGCCCGATCGCCAGGAACGCGAGTGAGGGCACCACGAGCCCGATCAGCCACAGGTATCGCTTGTGGTCCGTCCACGACTCGGTCGAACCGGCGGGCACCGTCCCCGCGACTTCGCTCATCTCGTCCTCCTCCGTCAACGACGCTGTCCGACGTGGTTGACAAGACGGTAGGTGATGTACACCCAGATTGACAAGTCGAAGCAAAATGTAAAGACGCGAGCGTGGCCCGCTGCCGGGTTGTGACCGCCCTGTCCGCCCCGGGTGTACCGCGTCCACTGCGACCCGTCATCCGTTCGAGGTGAAATTCTCCGCGGCCCGTTCCGGTGCACCTGGGCTGAGTGCTCATTCGCGAGTATTTCGCCGTGTGGTTCCGGTGAATTGCCTCCGAACGCGTCAGTCCGGTTCTCGAATGTCGTAATTCGGCTTCGGTGGTGGCTCGGCCTCTTCGCGAGTGACCCGCATGGTCTATCGCCTGATTTGATTTTTCGCCGTCTAATCATTCAGCCACATCCTTGAGGGAATGAGGTTTCATGTTTCGAAGAATTGTTGTCGCGGTTGCAGTTCTGGTCCTCACCGGGCTTGCTGTGACTCCTGCGTCGGCGCGGCCTGTGGCTCAACCGCCGGTGGCTGCCGGCACGAGCAGTTGTGCCGCGATCCGCGCCCTGCTGCCGATCGCGGGCGACGGGAACTATGTGCTGAACACCGGATCCCACCTCGTTCCCGTCTATTGTCACGACATGGCCGGGACGCCGCGGGAATACATCACGCTCACCGCCCCCAACTTCTCGCAATACACAGTCGGTGGCGTGGCACAGGGCACGAATGTCCGCACCACGTTCACCCGGGTGCGGATCGACCCGGCGACCCTGCTGGTCGACATCAACGACGTCACGTTCGCCACCAGCACCGGATCGGCCGTGCAGCCGGGGCCCTTCGTCATCGAGTCCATGCCTTACGCGGTGGCCGGGTCGTGTGACCACGCGGCCAGTGGTGTCGGCCGGGTCGACCTCGCCGGCACGGCCTTCGTGCTGGCCGCCACGTGGGTCGTCGGCGGGTTCGTCCCGCAGGGCGGCGCCACACTCAGCGCCGACGGCCGCAGCGCCGACCTCGCGGGTGGCGGCTACTGCGGCTCGATCACGCCGGCGCCCGCCATCTACAACCCCGTCAACCCCACCGTTCCCGACTTCCACCTCCAGCTCGCGTGCGGCCCCCACACGCTGGTCGACGTGCTGCTCGGCCGGGCGTGCGTGAACCTCACCTGAGCCCGGCCGACCCGGGCGGGCCGTGCCACGCGGTTCGCCCGGGCGCGGGTGCCCGGCCGGCGGCGTAGGTTCGGACGATGAGCGACTGGTCGTCGGGCGAGGCCTACGAGCGGTACGTCGGCCGATGGAGCCGCCGCGTCGCCGCGGCCTTCCTCGACGGCACGGTCGTGCCGCCCGGGGCGCGCTGGCTCGACGTCGGCTGCGGCACCGGCGCGCTGACGTCGGCGGTGCTGGCCACGGCCGATCCCGCCGGTGTCCTCGGCGTCGACCAGGCCGCTCCGTTCGTGGCCCACGCCCGCCGCCTGGCCGCCGACCGGCGGGCGAGCTTCGTGGTCGGCGACGCGCAGGCGCTGCCCGTGGCCGGCGACGCGTTCGACGCCGCCGTGAGCGGGCTGGCGCTCAACTTCGTGCCCGACCCGCACCGGGCGGTCGCCGAGTGGGTCCGGGCCGTGAAGCCCGGGGGAGTGGTGGCCGCGTACGTGTGGGACTACGCCGAGGGCATGGAGCTGATGCGCTGGTTCTGGGACGCCGCGGCCGAGCTCGACCCGGTGGTCGCGGACCTCGACGAAGGCCGCCGCTTTCCGTTGTGCCGCCCGGATCCGCTGAGTCGACTGTGGACGGACGCGGGCCTGGCCGGCGTGGTGGTGCGCGCGGTCGGCGTGCGCACCGCGTTCGCCGGTTTCGACGACTACTGGCTGCCGTTCCTCGGCGGGCAGGGCCCGGCGCCCGCCTACGCCGTGCGGCTGCCCGAACACCACCGCCGGGCCTTGCGCGACCTGCTGCGCGCCCGGCTGCCGATCGCCGCCGACGGCACGATCACCCTCACCGCGCGGGCGTGGGCCGTGCGGGGCAGCGTGCCGCACCGCTGACTCGCGGGAAATGCCGTGTTCTCAAGCTATTCTCGGTTTCGTGGGCGGACGGCGGGTCGACTGGGCGGCGTTGCGGACACCGCGGGACGAGGCTCCCGCGGAGGGCCTGCGCGAGCGCAAGAAGCGCGAGACGCGCCGCCTGCTCGTCAACACCGCCACGGAACTCTTCCTGGCGCGCGGCTTCGACACCGTGCGCGTCGCCGACGTCGCGCAGGCCTGTGGCGTGTCGGAGAAGACCGTCTTCAACTACTTCCCGGCCAAGGAATCCCTCATCCTCGACCGGCCCGACGCGACCCTCGCCGCACTGCGCGCCGAGCTCGGCGACCCGGCCCGCACGCCCGTCGAGGCCGTGCTGCGCATCCTCGCCGGCGAGCTGGCCGCGGTCACCGGCTGGCTCGCCGACCAGCACGACCGCCGCGCCGCGGGAGCGGGGTTCCGCCGCTACGGCGAGCTGGTCCGCTCCACGCCGGCGCTGGCCGCCTATCAGCGCGACCTGCTCGACGAGCTCGCCGACGGCGCCGCGCAGCTGCTGGCCGTGCGCGCGGGCCTGGCCACCGCCGACCCGGAGCCGCAGCTCGCCGCGACGGCGCTCGTCGGGCTGTGGCGGGTGCAGTTCGGCAGCCTCGCCGAGCACGTCGACGCGGGTCGCACGCCGGCACGGATCCGCGGCGCCGTGACCACCGACGTGCTCCGCGCCGCCCGGCTGCTGGAGTCGGGCCTCGGCAGCTTCGCGCGCCCGCGGCGTCCGGCGGTGAAGGACACCTCGAAGGACGTCTGAACCGCCCGGCGAGTACGAAACCGGCACGGACTTCGCGCCGCACGAGTTCCGGCGCCCCAACGTCCAGAGTGGCCACCAAGGGCGGAAACTCGCACGCTCACCCGGGGTTCGCGAGAAGTTTCTGTGACTGTAAGTTTACGGCGACCCCGCAGCGTGTGACGGTGAGAGCGGGTCATCCGGCAGGTTCACGACGGCGAGTCATTCTTGATTGATTCCAGAAGCTGCGGCACACTGCCAGGCGTGCCAACGACTTCGGACTTCGAGCGCATGCTTCGCGGAGCGGCTCTGCGGGTGACGCGTCCTCGGATGGCGGTGTTGTCCGCGGTGCACGATCATCCCCACGCCGACACCGCGTCGCTCATCGGTGCCGTGCGCGCGGATCTCGGCGAGGTGTCCCACCAGGCCGTCTACGACGTCCTGGGTGCCCTGACCTCCGCAGGTCTCGTGCGGCGGATCGAGCCCGAGGGCTCGGTCGCGCGGTACGAGGCACGGGTGGGGGACAACCACCACCACGTCGTGTGCCGGTCGTGCGGTGCGATCGCCGATGTCGACTGCGCGGTCGGCGCCGCGCCCTGCCTGACCGCGTCCGACGACCACGGTTTCGTCATCGACGAGGCCGAGGTCATCTACTGGGGCCTGTGCCCCGACTGCAACACCGTTACCCACACTGATTCCCGGAAGGATTCCCGTGTCTGACACCCCCAACGCCGAAGTCGGCGAGATGAACGTGGAGAGCGCGGGCGGGTGCCCCGTCCACACGGGGCGCTTCGCGCACCCCACCGAGGGCGGCAGCAACCGTGACTGGTGGCCGAACCAGCTGAACCTCTCGATCCTCCGGAAGCACTCGGCCGTGGCGAACCCCATGGACGAGGACTTCGACTACGGCAAGGAGTTCCAGACCGTCGACCTCGACGAGCTGGCGCGCGACGTCGACGCGGTCCTGACCACCTCGCAGGACTGGTGGCCCGCGGACTTCGGCCACTACGGCGGCTTCATGATCCGCATGGCATGGCACAGCGCCGGCACCTACCGCATCGAAGACGGCCGCGGCGGCGCGGGCGCCGGCATGCAGCGGTTCGCGCCGCTGAACAGCTGGCCGGACAACGGCAACCTGGACAAGGCCCGCCGTCTGCTGTGGCCGGTGAAGAAGAAGTACGGCAAGAAGATCTCGTGGGCCGACCTCATGATCTTCACGGGCAACCGCGCCCTGGAGACCATGGGCTTCAAGACCTTCGGCTTCGCCGGTGGCCGCGCCGACGTGTACGAGCCCGACCAGGACGTGTACTGGGGCCCGGAGCGCACCTGGCTGGGCGACGAGCGCTACACCGGTGACCGCGAGCTCGAGGCGCCGCTGGCCGCCGTGCAGATGGGCCTGATCTACGTCAACCCCGAAGGCCCGAACGGGAACCCGGACCCGGTGGCCTCGGGCCGCGACATCCGCGAGACCTTCCGCCGCATGGCGATGAACGACGAAGAGACCGTCGCCCTGATCGCCGGTGGTCACACCTTCGGCAAGACCCACGGTGCCTCCGACGCCGACGAGTTCGTCAGCGCCGAGCCCGAGGG
Protein-coding regions in this window:
- a CDS encoding class I SAM-dependent methyltransferase, which produces MSDWSSGEAYERYVGRWSRRVAAAFLDGTVVPPGARWLDVGCGTGALTSAVLATADPAGVLGVDQAAPFVAHARRLAADRRASFVVGDAQALPVAGDAFDAAVSGLALNFVPDPHRAVAEWVRAVKPGGVVAAYVWDYAEGMELMRWFWDAAAELDPVVADLDEGRRFPLCRPDPLSRLWTDAGLAGVVVRAVGVRTAFAGFDDYWLPFLGGQGPAPAYAVRLPEHHRRALRDLLRARLPIAADGTITLTARAWAVRGSVPHR
- a CDS encoding Fur family transcriptional regulator, which produces MPTTSDFERMLRGAALRVTRPRMAVLSAVHDHPHADTASLIGAVRADLGEVSHQAVYDVLGALTSAGLVRRIEPEGSVARYEARVGDNHHHVVCRSCGAIADVDCAVGAAPCLTASDDHGFVIDEAEVIYWGLCPDCNTVTHTDSRKDSRV
- a CDS encoding fatty acid desaturase; protein product: MSEVAGTVPAGSTESWTDHKRYLWLIGLVVPSLAFLAIGLHAATGWGVWFWIGPIVILVIVPVIDLVAGLDRSNPPDDVLERLENDRYYRWITYLFLPIQYVGFVAAFWLIGRGDLSVVDKIGLAASIGCIGGIGINTAHELGHKKESHERWLSKIALAQSFYGHFYIEHNRGHHVRVATPEDPASSRVGESFYRFWPRTVGGSLKSAWRLERKRYARRAKHPFRIGNDVLNAWLMSAVLWAAMLVWLGVGILPYLLIQAVVGFSLLEVVNYMEHYGMLRRRVGPPDRRRHERVDPSHSWNSNNIATNVLLYHLQRHSDHHANPTRRYQTLRDFAESPALPTGYAGMIVLALVPPLWRRVMDPRVLAHFDGDISRANIQPRKRGKVLARYGTRVTAEQPTTADTRGDAAEGGMCPGCGYVYDEQRGDPREGFPAGTPWSAIPDSWCCPDCGVREKVDFVAPGRVGA
- the bla gene encoding class A beta-lactamase, with translation MFSKSAVAVAAVAVVALAGCGAPPAPQALPPAAPPATSASPTVSNHDFEDLERSFGARLGVYVVDTGSGHEVAYRADERFAYASTHKVFSAAAVLQKVGMAGLDRVIKYGPADVVADSPITQKHAGAGMTLSAIMDAALRYSDNTGGNMLFRELGGPAALSTWLRSIGDTTTHVDRIEPTLNETAPGDLRDTTTPRAWARSLRTVVLGDTLPAPLRTVLTNTMRASTTGTHLVRAGVPAGWQVADKSGTADHGTRNDIAIAWPLGRAPIVFVVFSDRPAADAPTDDALVARAAAAAVKALG
- a CDS encoding ferredoxin, with the protein product MRIEANRELCAGFGMCEAMAPDFFEVGDDGTVVLLEESPAEQHRLDVTAAADACPVLALKVRD
- a CDS encoding TetR family transcriptional regulator; this translates as MGGRRVDWAALRTPRDEAPAEGLRERKKRETRRLLVNTATELFLARGFDTVRVADVAQACGVSEKTVFNYFPAKESLILDRPDATLAALRAELGDPARTPVEAVLRILAGELAAVTGWLADQHDRRAAGAGFRRYGELVRSTPALAAYQRDLLDELADGAAQLLAVRAGLATADPEPQLAATALVGLWRVQFGSLAEHVDAGRTPARIRGAVTTDVLRAARLLESGLGSFARPRRPAVKDTSKDV
- a CDS encoding TetR family transcriptional regulator, which encodes MTIMSEALRAAPPEGGQHRQPIVTAAIELTATEGWSAVTMARLAEAAGVSRQTVYNEIGSKAALAEVMISHELARFLAVVRTAFDRHPDDLVEAIYEAIRAVLDLADDNTLLRAIASATHGTDTELLPLLTTRAGSLLTEAKTMLVERVRTYGPPLDDEQIAVVIDLVVRTVLSHVMQPSDTPARTADALAWVVGRVLGTSAARPMRRG
- a CDS encoding TetR/AcrR family transcriptional regulator; protein product: MTRSEQRARTHQTLLDATVGCLVEFGYAGTTTQRVQERAGVSRGALLHHFGSKADLFVAAIHYIAEQQLAQVRLAGADSRRHLVTALREAMSGPLFLAGLELWLGARTDPALRAALLPAERELGRELRKAFESTGDDRVGYESLLMMLRGLALTSILRDDTTVADAVVDRWFDRLG
- a CDS encoding GON domain-containing protein, with protein sequence MFRRIVVAVAVLVLTGLAVTPASARPVAQPPVAAGTSSCAAIRALLPIAGDGNYVLNTGSHLVPVYCHDMAGTPREYITLTAPNFSQYTVGGVAQGTNVRTTFTRVRIDPATLLVDINDVTFATSTGSAVQPGPFVIESMPYAVAGSCDHAASGVGRVDLAGTAFVLAATWVVGGFVPQGGATLSADGRSADLAGGGYCGSITPAPAIYNPVNPTVPDFHLQLACGPHTLVDVLLGRACVNLT
- a CDS encoding serine hydrolase: MNTESLLRDLREDLDDGGLRGSFLVRDLNTGQEIGLDADLEFPSASLVKVPLAAATLERIRRGELDGATQLEVEPGRVTTAGPAGLARFRHPARVAIDDLLYLSVAVSDGTAADALFELTPPAEVTRMLREWGIDGVSVRHATAELADTPAERFEPGEVHLAHALAIRAGTAGRGHPVSQLDVSRASAGSARAYVALLEALWRPSKVDTEVAARTRDLMAHNLLRQRLTPDFASDSTKWSAKTGTLLNLRHEVGVAEHADGQVFAVAALTESRVPAAIQPEAEILMARVARTMRDHLRSR
- a CDS encoding LysR family transcriptional regulator, with translation MVVDLIGSCRAFVGVSETGSFTAGAAVAGIPQPVASRRIAALERHLGERLFDRATRRAQLTPFGRDMLPSARRLVHLADAMEHDAKRAKLRPLRLAVPDTCPTRDLAELDAEARALGIFLEFRPAPPGERAELVRTQEVRAALVAVPETDAVWTVPLGVAATERQQLPPVVHLETLRAGRATNAERRRVWIQPEDDVPHIRDRVFRVRDAVGLRPAQVSVADSLTAAAAAVYGSADLLLCSPTQATELGLGWRPLGDGPLARGFDVAAALGEDAHHLRTRLRPGIARCLGAPDQENV
- a CDS encoding D-alanyl-D-alanine carboxypeptidase family protein, with product MRRSPGGVMRLCLSTSDRAGRRRDVGYRVITRLLAFVLWPLASLVAPGLGRSVACSWALRVRFPSEDLTGLSPGTHAAFVAARTTALWRHGTLLGLTSGHRDAGTQDRLFTAEVRRTGSVARARRRALPPANSRHVTGTALDIRPRDGAHWLELHGAAHHLYRVYDNEWWHFEYHPEGRPRRVPHPGFSLADAET
- a CDS encoding RNA-binding S4 domain-containing protein, with product MESTRVDRWLWAVRLAKTRSDAAAACRGGHVRVNDRPAKPATTVVPGDEVRARIGQTTRVVEVVQVIQKRVGAPEAAKCIIDRTPKPPPEAAIPVAHRERGAGRPTKRERRVLDDFRSRWS